TTTGTAACTTATTTAAAATTACCGAAAAACGAAATTCAGAGCTTTTTGATCTTTGCACAATATAGAAACCAAGCAGCTTATGAACAAGCCTTTCAAACTAAAAGCTATCTAGCAATGTCTTCACTTCTGCAAAAAGAATTGCCTATCTATTTAAAAAGAATTGAAGAACGCGACAAACAAAATCCTAATAGCGCGAAGAATCAAAAGGATTAGCAAAATCAAATCCTAAACTAAATAAATGTCCTGCCCCCACTTCTTTGTAAATTTCGGAAAGTCCCCATTTGTAGGAATAACCAATGCGAAAACGACCTAGTTCTAGTTGTAATTGAGGTGATAAAGACAAGGCTTGAGACCCTGATTTATCACTAGCCATACGATAGCTTACACCCACGCCCAATGCGTTTTCGCCCATGTAGAATTTAGATTTTAAGATTAAATCCAATTGCGTTTCCGATTGACCGTTAAGGGCTAAATTAAACGAAGGGTCAAGCACAAAACCATCTGCAACTACAAAACGATATCCACCGCCCAAGTAGTACCATGCAGGAAGAGGCTCAACATTATTTACTACAAATTGATTGTTCCCAAGCGGAATGTCCAACACAGAAATCGCCCCATGAAAGCCTTTATAATAAAACGAAGTCCCTATATTTAAATAGTTTAAAAAGCGGGAAGTATCTTGCAAAAGTGGATCATCCCAAGTTTCTGGTTTCATTTTATCTTTGTCAAAATTCTGAGAAAATCCTGTATAAGAAACCCCAAAACTAAAAACTTCTGGCAAATCATACTCGCCCAAATAATCATCTCCAATCGGGATGTGATACGCCGCAGCGAGATTCACACCCGTCATTTTGCTCGCTCCGTTGCTATCGTGGAAACCGTACACCCCAGCCGATAACCTTCCCAAAACGCTGGCGTGCGCACTCAAAGTTTGCGTAGAAGGCGTATTATCCATTCCGTTCCATTGCGAATAGTGCGAAGCGCGCACCTTTACGATGTCGGGATTGGCTCCTGCATACGACGGATTGATTAAGAAATCGTCGCTCAAAATATAGTGTTCATAAAAAGGCAAACTCTCTTGCGCTTTGACACTTAATAAAGGCAAACAAAGGACTAATATCTGAAAATAAATCTTCTTCATACCACGAAAATTAAAGCACTCGCAAGATAATCAATTCATTTTATTTTTACGATTGGATTTTCACTATTTTTAATCTTTTTTATAAATATTTTTTTAATTCTAGTAGCGAAAAAATCGTCGGGACTTGTGGCAACGAATAATTTTCTCTCAACGGATTGAAATAAACACATTTAATTCCATAATTGACACTACCTAAAATATCTGCTTCCCAATCATCGCCCACCAAAAGTGAATTTTCTTTCGTTGCGCCTGCTTTTTCTAAAGCTAAATCAAACAAAATAGGGGAAGGTTTTCTCACGCCAATCTCATCGGCACAAGTCAGACTTTCAAAATGTCCTTTCAACGCCGAGCGTTCCACTTTGCCTTGCGAAACTT
This Ornithobacterium rhinotracheale DNA region includes the following protein-coding sequences:
- a CDS encoding PorP/SprF family type IX secretion system membrane protein, which translates into the protein MKKIYFQILVLCLPLLSVKAQESLPFYEHYILSDDFLINPSYAGANPDIVKVRASHYSQWNGMDNTPSTQTLSAHASVLGRLSAGVYGFHDSNGASKMTGVNLAAAYHIPIGDDYLGEYDLPEVFSFGVSYTGFSQNFDKDKMKPETWDDPLLQDTSRFLNYLNIGTSFYYKGFHGAISVLDIPLGNNQFVVNNVEPLPAWYYLGGGYRFVVADGFVLDPSFNLALNGQSETQLDLILKSKFYMGENALGVGVSYRMASDKSGSQALSLSPQLQLELGRFRIGYSYKWGLSEIYKEVGAGHLFSLGFDFANPFDSSRY